Genomic DNA from Halobaculum sp. MBLA0147:
GACGATCAACTCCGGGCTCCAGGACGGCTACACCACCGGCACACCCATCGGGATGGTCGTCGAGAACAAGGACGCCCGCTCCGGCAAGTACGAGCCGTTCGTCACCGCACCGCGACCCTCCCACGGCGACTACACCTACTCCGCGAAGTTCGGCACGCGCAACTGGGGTGGTGGTGGGCGCTCGTCGGCTCGCGAGACGGTGAACTGGGTCGCGGCCGGCGCCATCGCGAAACAGGTGCTCGACCAGAGCGAGTTGGACGTACAGGTGAAGGCTCACGTCAACCAGGTCGGCGACATCGAGTGTCCGCCGGTGACCTTCGCGGAGATGCTCGAACACACCGAGGACAACGAGGTCCGGTGTGCCCACCCGGAGACCGCCGCGGAGATGCGCGAGGCCATCGACCAGTACCAGCAGGAGGGTGACTCCATCGGCGGCTCGGTGTACTTCGAGTGTCGCGGCGTCCCCCGCGGGTTGGGTGCGCCGCGGTTCGACTCGTTCCCGGCGCGGCTCGGGCGGATGATGTTCGCCATCCCGGCGACGACGAGCTTCGAGTTCGGAGCCGGCCGCGACGCCCGGACGATGCGCGGCTCCGAGCGCAACGAGGACTGGGAGTTCCACGACGGCGAGGGACCGGTCGTCGCGGAGGAGGGTGACCCGGTGCCGGAGGGGAACGACCACGGCGGACTCCAAGGTGGGATCACCACCGGCGAGCCCATCTACGGCGAGGCGACGTGGCACGCCCCCACGTCGATCCCGAAAGAACAGACCACCGCGGACTGGGAGACGGACGAGCGGAGAGACGTGCAGGTCGTCGGTCGCCACGACCCGGTGTTGATGCCGCGTGCGGTGCCGGTCGTCGAGGCGGTGTTGTGGTGTACGATCCTCGACTTCGCGCTGCTCGACGGGCGAGTCAACCCCGACCGCATCGACGACCGGCCGGGCGAGTACGACACGGAGTACCACCCGCGCAGTCCGCGGAACACAGACGACGGCGAGTGACGAGTGGGACACACGATTCGCTCCGCCTCGAATCCGGGTCGGTCCGCTACCACGATCGACCCCCGTAGCTAAGTGTGACCGGTCCCGACGGATGTGCACGTTCCACGAGGAACCACATGTCCGAGACAGTCACCGAGACGGGGCAGTCGGAGTTGGTGGACAGACTCGCCGGTCACGAGGCGGTCGACGCGGCGACCGTCCGCGCCGCGACAGTCACGGGTGGTGACTCCCGGACGGTCACACAGACGGTCCAAACGGAGATCGTCGCGAACGAGGCGTCCGAACGAGTCCGAGTCCCACGCTCCGAGTACGAGGCGTGGACTCGCGAGCGCGTCCCTCGTGGCGACCGCTACGACCACCCGCCGGAAGACCGCACCGAGACGACGGTCCCGTTCGTCGAGACGGGTCGCCCGGTCGAGACGTGTCCGGACTGCGACGGCGCCGGAGAACGATCCTGTCGTACCTGCTCGGGGCGGGGGACGGTCGACTGCCGGACCTGCGACGGCACCAGACGCGTGTCGTGTGACGCCTGTGACGGCACGGGGATGGACTGGGACGAGGGTCCCTGCTGGGAGTGTTCCGGTAACGGCGACGTGGAGTGTGAGGCGTGTTACGACGGCACCGAGAGCTGTCGGAGCTGTCACGGCAGTGGCACCGCCACGTGCGGCACCTGTTCCGGCGAGGGCCAGACCGTCACCGCAGTCGCGGGGACGGTCACCTACACACCTCGGGAGACGACGACCAGTGACCCGTCGGGGTTCCCGCGCGAGCGGTTGGACGTGACTCCCCGAACGGGTGAACGCGTCGGCCACGCGGTCGACGACTCGCCGCCGGCCGGTGACGGCGACGGACGGGTCGTCCGGACGCTGACGGACCGGTACGAGTTCCCGGCGACGTGGGTGCGGTACGAACTCGAGGATCGGTCGTTCGCCTCCGGCGTCGTCGACGGCGACCTCCGACTGGGTGAGTACCCACACTCGGACCGTGCGATCGACGAGGCGCTGTCGACTGCCGTCGACGAGGGGGTGTTCACCTACACGCCCGCGGCCGACGGTGACTGGGGCGGACTGGGACGAGTCGTTCGTGGGACGCTGTCGGCGCTGGCGGGCGTGGCGGTGGTGACGGTCGCCGCGCTCGTGTTCACCTTCCTCGCGGACGCGCTCCCCGGCGGTGTCGTCGTCAGCAACGCGGTACTGCTCGGGGGAACCGGGATCGTCGCCGGACTGTTCGGTCGGCGAGTCGTTCGTCGGTACGCGAACGGATCACCGGCCGCCTCGTGGCTCGACCTCGCCGTGCCACTCGCCGGAACCGTGGCGGTCCTCGCCGCGCTCGGACTCGGCGCGGTGGGGCCGTACGCGGGGGTGGTACTCGCCGGACTCCTCACCGTCTCGTGGACGGAGTACACCACCCGGCGGCTCTCGTACGAGGCCGACCGCGCCGCGTTCCTCGTCGACACCTGCGAGACGTTCCTCGCCGACGGCCCGGCGGCCGTCGACCGCGCAGACGTGCTCGAACGACTCTCGGCGTGGCGCGCGACGACCCCAGAACGGCCACGTCGTCTCGCGACCGTCGTCGGTGTCGTCGGCGTCGGTGGTGGGTCGGTGATCGCGACTGCGACACTCGTCGTCGGGTCACTGGGTGCGCTGGGCGACGAGCCGAACAGAGCGGTGATCGAACCGCTCGCGCGGATCGGCGGGCCCGCGTTGGCGCTCGCGGTGCCGGGTCTCTGCTGGCTCGCGCTCCTGTTCGGGACGCGACTCGTCGACGTTCGACCCTCGTGACACCGGATCACGAGTTCCCGTCCTCGACAGACGGACTCTGCTCGACGACCGCCGCGACGAGTTTCGCCTCCGCCTTCTGGAGGTGTTCGCCGACGGTGGTCGGCGCACAGTCCAGTCGTGTCGCGAGGTCTCGGTGGGTCGTCTCTCGTGGGTGGTCGTAGTACCCCGCGTCGACTGCGGCGAGGAGTGCCTCCCGCTGTCGGTCGCTCAACACCTCCAACAGCCCCGTCTCCGGCACCGGCGCCGAGCCGACGCTCTCGACGGTCACGTCCACTCCCGGCGGTGCGGCGTCGACCGCCGACTGGAGTGCGCTCGACTGCCCGAGTAACACGCCGCGCGTCTCGAACTCGCGGTAGATCGCGGGCTTTCGCACCAACAGCCCCGCACGTGCCGTGACGACGAGGAACGTCCGGAAGAACGGGAGTGTGTCCGCCGCGGCCGTCACCAGCACACAGCGGCGCTCGCCCCCGTCCGTCGAGACCGCGACGTCGCTGACGCCGTCCGTCGCTCTCGCCGCCGCCGCGAACTGTGTCGCGTCACCGTCGACTTCGTAGAGCACCGTCGCGGCGTCGTTGGCCGCGAAGTTCCAGTCGTGGACCACCACCGCCGCGATCGCCGCCGAGTCGGCCACCGTGACGTAGAACTGCGGGAGGGCCTCGCGCGGGAGCGACGCGGACAACTCGAGGCGTGTCAGCGACATCTGTCTCTTCGTCTCGACGTTCCTCGGTGCCGTCATAAACCCCCCGAGGATACCCGGCAGAACGACCACCAGTCGACACACCGTACCGGGAGTGTGAACGGACACGCCGACATCGTGATCCACGACGCCCTCGTCGTGACGGTCGACGACCAGAACAGACTGTTCCGGAACGGGACGGTCGTCGTCGCGGACGACACGATCACCGCCGTCCGAGAGACACGACCGGCCGATCGGCGAGCCGACGCCGGTCACGTGATCGACGGGGACGGGAGACTCGTGATGCCGGGGCTCGTGAACGCCCACACCCACCTGGAGATGACGCCGTTCTTCGGGGCGTTCGGAGACATGCAACCCGCCGAGATGGCGACACAGATGACGGCCGTCTTCGACGCACTCTGGACCGGAGAACTGGACTACCTCGCCGAGGCCGGCGCGGCGTTGGCCGCGGTCAACTTCCTACGTGGCGGCGTGACGACCGTGAACTCGATGGACGCGCGACCGCGAGCCTGTGTCGACGCCTACGCCGAGACGGGGCTGCGTGGGTTCTTCGGGCCGGGTCTCTCCGACCTCTTCTGGGACCACCCGGTCGCGGAACAGGTCGAGCGGTTCCGATCGTTCGTCGCCGACTACCACGAGTCGTACGACGGCCGCATCCGAGCGACGCTGTGTCCCCACGACGACTGGTCGGTCTCCCGCGAGTTGTGGGAACGCTGCGGTGACCTCGCCGCGGAGTACCCCGAGTTGCCGGTTCACACTCACCTGCTGGAGTTGGAGTACAGCGACGTGATCGCTCGCTCGAACGGCGGAGCGGACTCGCTTGCACTGCTCGAGGACGTGGGACTTCTCGACGATCGACTCGTCGGCGCACACTACCTGACGGCCGAGGACGCGGACGTCGACCGCACCGCGGAAGCCGGTGCCTCGGTCGTTCACTGTCCGTCCGTCTTCTGTCACTGGAATCCAGACTCCGACGTGCAGTGGACGCCAGTCCCCGAACTGCGCGACGCCGGTGTCGACGTGGGGCTCGGGATCGACGACCACTACTGGCACGACTCCTACGACATGTTCGGGGAGGCCAGACAGGCTCGCCTCGCGGCCAACCTGAAACGGAGTGCGAACCAGTACGACTCCGTCGAGTTGCTCCGGATGCTCACGATCGAGGGGGCCCGTGCGCTCGGTGTGGGCGACGAGATCGGCAGTCTCGAACCCGGGAAGCGGGCAGATTTGGTCGTCCTCGAGTGGGACGTGCCGAAGTTCACTCCGCCGACGAACGTCTCCGCACAGTTGGTCGGCAACGCGGGTCCGGGCGACGTAGAGACCGTCGTCGTCGACGGGCGAGTCCT
This window encodes:
- the aroC gene encoding chorismate synthase; amino-acid sequence: MNGNSFGRLFQVTTYGESHGPAMGCTVSGVPAGVELSTEDVQRELDRRKPGQSMITTSRGEPDDVTINSGLQDGYTTGTPIGMVVENKDARSGKYEPFVTAPRPSHGDYTYSAKFGTRNWGGGGRSSARETVNWVAAGAIAKQVLDQSELDVQVKAHVNQVGDIECPPVTFAEMLEHTEDNEVRCAHPETAAEMREAIDQYQQEGDSIGGSVYFECRGVPRGLGAPRFDSFPARLGRMMFAIPATTSFEFGAGRDARTMRGSERNEDWEFHDGEGPVVAEEGDPVPEGNDHGGLQGGITTGEPIYGEATWHAPTSIPKEQTTADWETDERRDVQVVGRHDPVLMPRAVPVVEAVLWCTILDFALLDGRVNPDRIDDRPGEYDTEYHPRSPRNTDDGE
- a CDS encoding helix-turn-helix domain-containing protein, with amino-acid sequence MSLTRLELSASLPREALPQFYVTVADSAAIAAVVVHDWNFAANDAATVLYEVDGDATQFAAAARATDGVSDVAVSTDGGERRCVLVTAAADTLPFFRTFLVVTARAGLLVRKPAIYREFETRGVLLGQSSALQSAVDAAPPGVDVTVESVGSAPVPETGLLEVLSDRQREALLAAVDAGYYDHPRETTHRDLATRLDCAPTTVGEHLQKAEAKLVAAVVEQSPSVEDGNS
- a CDS encoding amidohydrolase family protein, translated to MNGHADIVIHDALVVTVDDQNRLFRNGTVVVADDTITAVRETRPADRRADAGHVIDGDGRLVMPGLVNAHTHLEMTPFFGAFGDMQPAEMATQMTAVFDALWTGELDYLAEAGAALAAVNFLRGGVTTVNSMDARPRACVDAYAETGLRGFFGPGLSDLFWDHPVAEQVERFRSFVADYHESYDGRIRATLCPHDDWSVSRELWERCGDLAAEYPELPVHTHLLELEYSDVIARSNGGADSLALLEDVGLLDDRLVGAHYLTAEDADVDRTAEAGASVVHCPSVFCHWNPDSDVQWTPVPELRDAGVDVGLGIDDHYWHDSYDMFGEARQARLAANLKRSANQYDSVELLRMLTIEGARALGVGDEIGSLEPGKRADLVVLEWDVPKFTPPTNVSAQLVGNAGPGDVETVVVDGRVLLDRGTYRTVDPGVVQSRVESALDRFERESDWTFSLTGSDPPSRTEVAKQLPKRGPARMLSRIALQSAKDTVFR